The following coding sequences are from one Rutidosis leptorrhynchoides isolate AG116_Rl617_1_P2 chromosome 11, CSIRO_AGI_Rlap_v1, whole genome shotgun sequence window:
- the LOC139875274 gene encoding uncharacterized protein yields the protein MDDLRHHNHPQKLGFIKRIENQGLKEKLIKEDDTWDTPKSGVLHYYRDIGCPVVHVTLWNQAASNFDAGTYNSLEKPVMVAAIACWVRKYHEQPQLSGTSIVHYYLALTHMSKSTIGR from the exons ATGGACGACCTCCGTCACCACAACCACCCacaaaaattagggtttattaagAG AATTGAGAATCAAGGTTTGAAAGAGAAGCTGATTAAAGAAGATGATACTTGGGATACACCTAAAAGTG GTGTTTTACATTATTATCGAGACATTGGCTGCCCAGTTGTACATGTAACTCTTTGGAACCAAGCTGCAAGTAACTTTGATGCTGGCACTTACAACTCACTTGAAAAACCAGTAATGGTCGCCGCAATTGCTTGCTGGGTACGCAAATACCATG AACAACCACAACTTTCAGGCACTTCAATAGTGCACTATTACTTAGCTTTAACCCACATGTCGAAGAGTACAATCGGTCGATAA